CGACGCTGAAAGTGGCGGGCGCCCTGACCGTCGCGGTGCTGGTGGGCCGCTACCTGGCGCGTCCGCTGTTGCGCTTCGTTGCGCGGTCCGGCTTGCGCGAGGTATTCAGCGCCGTGGCGCTGCTGCTGGTCATCGGCGTCGGAGAACTCATCGAGCATGCCGGCCTGTCCATGGCGATGGGCGCGTTTCTGGCGGGCGTCCTGTTGGCCAGCTCCGAATACCGCCATGCCCTGGAAAGCGACATCCAGCCGTTCAAGGGACTGCTGCTCGGCCTGTTCTTCATGGGTGTGGGCATGTCGGTGGACTTCGGCACGCTGCTGGGCCGCCCTCTGTTGGTGCTGGCGGTCCTGGGCGGCTTCCTGCTCATCAAATTCGCGATCCTGTATGGGCTGGGCCGATTGTTCGGCGCGCAGTCGGGCCGCTGCGCGCTGTTTGCGACCCTGCTGGGGCAGGGCAGCGAATTCGCCTTCGTCGTGTTTTCCACCGCGCGCGCGGCCGACGTGCTGCCGGAAGACTGGGCGCGCGTACTGACGCTGGCGGTCGCGCTGTCCATGGCGGCCACGCCCGTGGTGCTGGCCGTCATCGACGGGCTCGAGCGGCGCCGCCCGCAACGCTCGCGTGCCGCCGACCGCATCGAGGACGATGGCGCCCAGGTCATCATCGCCGGCTTCGGCCGCTTCGGCCAGATCGCCGGCCGCCTGCTGCTGGCCAACGGCGTGCGGGTCGTCGTGCTGGATCACGATCCCGACAACATCGATACCCTGCGCAAGTTCGGCATGAAGGTGTTCTACGGCGATGCCACGCGCGGCGACCTGCTCGAAACCGCGGGCGCCGCGCGCGCGCAGGTGCTCGTGAATGCGATCGACGACGTGTCGGACAACCTGCGCCTGGTGGACCTGGTGCAGCGCGATTTTCCGAATCTGCGGGTGGTGGCGCGCGCCCGGGACGCCGTGCATTACTTCCAGCTGCGCAAACGCGGCGTCGAAGTGGTGGAGCGCGAGTTGTTCGAGTCGTCGCTGCGCGCGGGGCGCAAGGCGCTGGAGGCTCTGGGCATGGGCGCTTACGAGGCAAGGGAAATCGCCGATGCCTTCCGCCGCAACAACATCGACATGCTGGAAGAGACCATGCCGCGCTTCGAGGACGACGGCTTCCGCATCACCGTCGCGCGACGGGCGCAGCAGACGCTGGAGACGTCCATCGCGCGCGACCGCGCGCTTTCGATATCGGCGCATCGCGATGGCTGGGGCGGCGAAGCGGTCAAGCGGGAGGAAGCGGACCAGGCTGCCTAGGGGCGGGCGGGCAGGGCGGACGCCCGCTGCGACCGGCACGGCGGCCGCGCCCGTTCAATGCCGCAGCAGGATGCGGCGGTGGCATGCGGAGGCATGCGGAGGCATGCGGAGGCACGCCACCCCGCGCTGGGCGGGTGGGGCGCCCTGCTTAGATGCCTTGGACGCGCTTGCCGCTATCGGTTTCGAACCAATGCAGCGGATGGCGGCCGTCCGAGCCGATGCTCAGCTGGTCGCCCGGCCGGATCGTGGCTTCCTGCAATTGCCGCGTCGTGCAGCGCACGACCAGTTCCGCGTCGCCGCAGCGGCCGTGGACCAATTGCTCCGAGCCCAGCGTTTCCACCATTTCGACTTCCACCCGGATGCCGGGGGCATTGAGCACCATGTGTTCCGGCCGGATGCCCAGCATGACGGCACGGCCGCGTACCGCCGCCGGCACCTCGGTGGGCGGGATCGCCAGGTCGATGCCGCCGGCCGTCTTCATCGTGCCGTCTCCCTGCACCTGGACCTGGATCAGGTTCATCGGCGGCGATCCGATGAAGCCGGCGACGAAGGTGGACGCTGGACGCTCGAACACTTCCATGGGCGTGCCGATCTGCTCGGGCACGCCTTTGTTCATGACGATCATGCGGTGGGCCAGCGTCATCGCTTCCACCTGGTCGTGCGTCACGTACAGGCTGGTGGTGCCCAGGCGGCGGTGCAGCTTGAGCAGTTCCAGCCGCATGGCCACGCGCAGCTTGGCGTCCAGGTTGGACAGCGGTTCGTCGAACAGGAAGACCTTGGGTTCGCGCACGATGGCACGCCCCATGGCGACCCGCTGCCGCTGGCCGCCGGACAACTGGCGCGGGCGACGCTCCAGCAGCGGGCCCAGTTCCAGGATCTCCGCCGCCGCTTCCACGCGCCGTCGGATCTCGTCCTTGGGCATCTTGCGGATCTTCAGGCCGTACGCCATGTTCTGGAACACGCTCATGTGCGGATAGAGCGCGTAGTTCTGGAACACCATCGCGATATCGCGCTCGGCGGGTTCCAGGTCGTTGACGGTGCGCCCATCGATCGCGATCTCGCCGCTGGTGATCGTCTCCAGGCCAGCCACCATGCGCATCAGCGTGGATTTGCCGCAGCCGGAAGGCCCGACGATGACGACGAACTCGCCGTCGGCGATGTCCACGTCAATGCCATGGATGACGGGGATATTCCCCGCGTAGGTTTTCTTGACGTTGCGAAAGCTCAGAGTAGCCATACGGAGTATCGGTGAGTTGCGGCCGCGCTTATTTCTCGCTGTCCACGAGGCCTTTGACGAACCATTTCTGCATCAGGATGACGACCAGCGCGGGCGGCAGCATGGCCAGCATCGCGGTGGCCATGGTGATATTCCATTCGGTCACGCTGTCGCCGCCGCTGACCATGCGCTTGATGCCGATGACGACGGGGTACATGTCTTCCTGCGTCGTGATGAGCAGCGGCCACAGATACTGGTTCCAGCCGTAGATGAACTGGATCACGAACAGCGCGGCGATGCTGGTGCGCGACAGGGGCAGCAGCACGTCGCGGAAAAAGCGCATGGGACCCGCGCCGTCGATGCGCGCCGCTTCGACCAGTTCGTCAGGCACGGTCAGGAAGAACTGCCGGAACAGGAAGGTCGCGGTGGCCGACGCGATGAGCGGCAGCGTCAGGCCGGCATAGCTGTTGAGCAGTCCCAGATCGGCAACCACCTTGTACGTGGGCGCGATGCGGACTTCCACCGGCAGCATCAGGGTGACGAAAATCATCCAGAAGAAGAACATGCGGCCGCGAAAGCGGAAGTACACCACCGCGAACGCAGACAGCAGCGAAATCGCAATCTTGCCGATGGAGATGCACAGCGCCATGACGAGGCTGACCCACATCATGCGGCCCACCGGCGTACCGCTGGAGCCGCCGCCCGACCCGGCGAACAGCGCCTGCAGATAGTTGTCGACGAAGTGCGATCCCGGGATCAGCGACATCGGCGCGTTGGCCACTTCCTGCGCAGTCTGCGTCGACGCCACGAAGGTGACGTACAACGGAAATGCCACCACGGCAATGCCGCAGAGCAGTATCACGTGGGCCAGGACATCCAGCCAGGGACGGCGTTCAACCATTGCCTAAAGCCTATAAAAAACGTACACGAGTCCCCCCATCGGGAACGCCCCACACCACCACCGGCTCCGCCGGTCCACCAGCGCCCCCCTGGCCGCACACGGCTGCCCGCCGACCGGGGCGCCGCGGATCCGGCTTTGCCGGTCCGCCGGCGCGCCCCCTTGAGGGGGAAGCGCGTAGCGCTTCGGGGGTGGGCCTTCCCCCCACCGCGGATCCGGCTTCGCCGGTCCGCAGGCGCGCCCCCTTGAGGGGGAAGCGCGAAGCGCTTCGGGGGTGGGCCCCATCAATACTGCACCTTCCGGTCGATATACCGGAACTGGATCACCGTCAGCGCCACGACGATGGCCATCAGCACCACCGATTGCGCGGCCGACGATCCCAGGTCCAGCCCGCGGAAACCGTCGCTGTACACCTTGTAGACCAGGATGGCGGTGGACGTGCCGGGGCCGCCCTGCGTCGTGGTATCGATGACGGCGAACGTATCGAAGAAGGCGTAGATGACGTTGACTACCAGCAGGAAAAAGGTCGTCGGCGAGAGCAGCGGAAAAACGATGGTCCAGAAGCGCCGCGCCGGGCTGGCGCCATCGATCGCCGCCGCTTCGATCAGCGAGCGGGGGATGGACTGCAGTCCGGCCAGGAAAAACAGGAAGTTGTAGGAAATCTGCTTCCATACCGAGGCGATCAGCACCAGGGTCATGGCCTGCGCGCCGTCCAGCCGCGGATTCCAATCCACGCCCAGGTTGCGCAGCAGAACGGCCAGGATCCCGACCGCCGGAGAAAACAGGAACAGCCAAAGCACGCCCACCACCGCGGGCGCCACCGCGTACGGCCAGATCAGCAGCGTCTTGTAGATGCCTGCGCCGCGCATCACGCGGTCGGCCATGACGGCCAGCAGCAGCGACACCGACAGGCCCACCACGGCCACCAGCAGTGAGAACACCGCGGTGACCTTGAACGACTCGAGATAGGTCTGTTGATGGAAGAGGTCGATAAAGTTCGACAGCCCGGCGAACTGGGAGGACAGTCCGAACGGATCCTCCACGTGCAGCGACTGCCACATCGCCTGCCCCGCCGGCAGGAAGAAAAACACTACCGTTATCACCAGCTGGGGGAGCAGCAGAAGATAAGGCAGGACTTTGTGGCCGAAGACGACGCGTTTTTCCATGTTCGGGAGCCATCGCCGCGCGGTATGCCGCGAGCGTAAAAAACCTGAAATATTCGGGCGCCGATACGGCGCCCCGGTCGTCCCGGGCGCCCTCTATGGGCGGCCCGGCCGGCCTGGACGGACCCACGGCATAGGCCCCGGGTATACCGGGGCCTATGCACCGATACCCCAAAAACCGGGGATCGGTCCTACGTCGGTCCAAAAAAGGCCGCTACTTTACACTCTTTTCGAACTTCTCGAGGAGGTCGTTACCGCGCTTGACGGCGTTGCTCAGGCCTTCCTTGGCGCCGACCTTGCCCGAAACGATCTGTTCGATGGTAGCGTCTTCGATCTCGCGGATCTGCGGCAGATAGCCCAGCCGGACGCCGCGCGATTGCGCGGTGGTTTCCACGTTCAGCTGCTTCACGCCCACGTCCGTGCCGGGATTCTTTTCATAGAAACCCTGCTTCTGCGTCAACTCGTACGCGGCCTTGGTCACCGGCACATAGCCGGTCTGCTGGTGCCATTTGGCGGCCACTTCGGGGCTGGACAGGTACTTGAAGAACTTCGTCACTCCCTTGTAGACCTCGGGCTTCTTGTTGGCGAAGACCCACAGCGAGGCGCCGCCGATGATGGTGTTCTGGGGAGCGCCCTTGACGTCCGAGTAGTAGGGCAGGGTGGAGGTGCCGAACTCGAACTTGGCGTTCTTCATGATGTTGGCGCGCAGGCCGCTGGAGCCGGTGATCATCGCGCACTTGCCCGAGATGAACAGCGCGTTGGGGTCGTCGCCGCGGCCGCCGTACATGAATTCGCCGTCCTTGGCCAGCTTGGCCAGGAACTCCAGATGGCGCACATGCAGCGGGGAATCGATGGCCAGGCGGGCGTTCAGCCCCTTGAAGCCGTTGTCCTGCGTGGCGTACGGCACGTTATGCCAGGCCGAGAACGTTTCCAGCTGGACCCAGGAAGGCCAGGAGGTCGTATAGCCGCATTCCTGTCCCGCCGCTTTCAGCTTCTGCGTCGCCTCTGCCAGTTCCTGCCAGGTCTTGGGCGGCTTGTCGGCATCCAGCCCGGCTTTCTTGAAGGCGTCCTTGTTGTAGTAGAACACCACGGTCGAGCTGTTGAACGGCATCGAAACGAGCTTGCCGTCCGCGGAGGAGTAGTAGCCGGCCACCGCGCCGATGAAGTCCTTGGGGTTGATCGGGTCGCCCGCTTCCTCGGACATTTGCTGGACAGGCTTGATGGCGCCCTTGGCGTACATCATGGTGGCCGTGCCCACCTCGAAGACCTGGAGGATTTCGGGGGCGTTGCCGGCGCGGAAGGCCGCGATGCCGGCGTTCATGGACTCGCCGTAGTTGCCCTTGTAGACGGCCTTGACCTGATAGTCGGACTGGGTCTTGTTGAAATCGTTGACGATTTCGTTGACACGGTCGCCCAAAGCACCTTCCATGGAGTGCCAGAACTGGATTTCGGTGGCCGCATTGGCCGAAGCGGCGCTGAAGGCCGTCAGCAGGGATGCCGCGACGAGCGCGAGGCGGGGGGATCGCATGGATGGTTCCTCCTGGGTTGGAATGCCGCAGTCCCCCGGGGGCGGGGAACAAACAGCCCGACACCATATGACTTGTTTGTGACGAATCCGTGACTGTTACATCGCGTTCCGTCCCTGTCAAATAGGACTTCTCCTAGCCTGCCAGGCGGATCGGCCCTGCGCCGCGGGCAGTGGCGCGCGGATCGCGCGGGTGATGCGCCGCCCCGTTTACAATTCCTGCCATGGACACGAACCTGCGTATCGCATTCATCGGCGGCGGCAATATGGCCTCCGCGCTCGGCGCCGGCATGGCGGACAAGATCGCTCCGGCCGGCAATTTCCACGTCATCGATATCAATCGGGACGCCCATGCCGGCTGGCTGCAGCGGGGCGCGTCGGCCGCCACGGCCGCCGACGACAGACTGGCGGGCTGCAACGTCTGGTTCTACGCGGTGAAGCCGCAATTCATGCACGACGCGGTCCGGGCCACGCAGCCGTTTCTCCGGGACGGGACCTTGGTCATCAGCGTGGCGGCAGGCATCCGCGGCGATGTGCTGGCGGCATGGCTGGGCGGCGATAAGGGCCCCTGGCCGAAGCTGGTGCGTTGCATGCCGAATACGCCGGCGCTGGTGGGCGAAGGGGTGACGGGCATGTTTGCCCTGCCGGGCGTTGCGCAAGCCGAGCGCGACCTGGCGCAAGCAATGCTGGCGTCGGTGGGCAAGGTCGTCTGGGTCGAAAACGATGCCGCCATCGATGCGGTGACGGCCTTGTCAGGCAGCGGCCCTGCCTACGTGTTCCGATTCATCGAGGCCCTGATCGAAGGCGGCATGAAGGTAGGGTTGGACGCTGCGCAGGCGCGCGAACTGGCGCTTGGCACCTTGTCCGGCGCCACGCGTCTGGCGCGGGAATCCGACGATCCGCCAGCCGTGCTGAGAGAACGGGTGACCTCCAGGGGCGGCACCACGGCCGCCGCTTTGAAGGTGCTGGAGGACGGCCACTTCATGGAGCTGATCGCGCATGCCATGCAGGCCGCCGCGCATCGTTCCCGTGAGCTGTCGGACGAATTCGGCCAGGTTTGAGCCGCCGCCGGGCGGACGCCGCAACGGCGGCGCCACGGCCGGTCTTGCGTTTATTCCTGGTCCTGGCGCAGCGGATAGGGCAGGGGGCGGACGTCAATGGCGGGGCCGTCCGCACTGCCCAGCCGCAACTGTCCGGAAGACAGCGCGCTGAGCGTGGTTTCGAACAGAACGGCCGTATCCCCGGCGCCAGCCGCGTCGACGATGCGTCCGCAGGGTTCGTTCGGATCCGTGGCGTCGAACACATCGGTGCCGGCCGGGATGTCGCCGCCCGAGCGGCCCGCCACGATGCCGTAGGCCATCCGGCGCTTCACGGTCCCGCGATAGTGGCTGCGGGCCACCACTTCCTGACCCGGGTAGCAGCCCTTGGTGAAGCTGACGCCGCCGATCAGGTCCAGGTTCACCGTCTGCGGAATGAAAAGGTCCTGGGTGGGCGTGCCAACCCAGGGCAACCCTGCCGCCAGGTCGGCGGCCAGCCAGGCGTCGGGGCTGCCCTCGCTCAGCACCGGGCGCAAGGCGGCTTCCGCCGCCCGGATCTGCGCGTCCGTGGCGATCCACCACCAGCGCAGGCCTTGCGCCGCCGGCGCGGCGATCCAGGCGCCGCTGGCGAGCTCGGCGCGGCGCCAGGGCTGGCGCGGCAGCGCGCCGCCTGCGGCGGCTTCCAAAGCCGTGCCGTCGCCCTGCGTCCAGACACCGGCGACACGCAGCGGCGCAGCCGCCAGTTTGACCTTGGCGCGCAGCACGAACATCCGCAGCCGCTTCAGCAAGGGTTCGGCGACATCGGCGCGGACCAGGGCGTGCAATCGAGGGGTATCGGCATCATCCGGGCGATCGGGGGCCTCCGTGGCCGGCCGCCACATGACCAGGGTGGCGAGCAGGCGACCCTTGGCCGTGCAGTAGCCCGCCAGCGCAGCGCTATCGGCGGCCAGGCCCCGCACGTCCTGCGTCAATTGCCCGTGCAGGAATTCGATGGCGTCTGCGCCGCTGGCGGCGATGACGTGGAAGGCCGGCAGGACGGCGCAATAAGCCGGTGCGCGGCCCGCCGTAACGGGCGCGGCGTCGGCGCCGGCGGAATCAGGGGTAAGTGCGGTGTGCGAGTCAGTCATAAGCAAACCGGTTGCGGCAAAGCTTTGCGAAACAGGGATGATACCGCCCGGCCTGCCGTTGGGGCTCCTTCCAGCGTTGACAGGGCGAGGCCCGACCGCGCTCAGGGTTGAGCGGCTTTCTCCTTTAAACTGCGTGGTCTCATGAAGAAGCGTTCGTTTTCCTACTTTCTGCTTGCCGCGCTGCTCGTCCTGATCGTCGCCGCGGCTGCTGCCTGCGGCGCGGCCTGGCTGTGGATGCATCACACCGTGCGGCTGCCGGCCGAGCGCGTCGATTTCGTCGTCGATCCCGGCAGCAGTCCGCGCAGCGTCGCCCGAACCTTGAACGCGGCCGGCGTGTCGGTATGGGAAGACGGTTTTGTCTGGATGGCGCGGCTGAGCGGGCGCGACAAACTGATCAAGGCGGGGGGATATCAGGCGCTGCAGGGCGACACGCCGTGGCGCCTGCTGGAACGGCTGGCGCGCGGCGACATGACTCAACGCCAGATCACTTTCGTCGAAGGCTGGACCTACAAGCAGATCCGCCAGGCGCTGCGCGAGAATCCCGACGTGAAACAGACACTGGGCGACGTCGACGACGCGACATTGCTGCGCCGCCTGGGGTCGGACGCGCCCAGCATGGAAGGACTCATCTTTCCCGATACCTACGTTTTCACCCCCGGCAGCACCGATTTCGATCTGCTGCGCAGGGCCTATGAAGAGGGGCAGCGCATCCTGGCGCAGATCTGGGCCGGCCGCGATCCGGACCTTCCCGTCGCCACGCCCTACGAGGCGCTGATACTCGCTTCGATCATCGAAAAGGAGACCGGCGACGCGGGCGATCGCGCGCGGGTGGCGGGCGTGTTCGTCAACCGGCTGCGCGAAGGCATGCCGCTGCAGACCGACCCCACGGTCGTTTATGGCATGGGCGACGCCTACCAGGGCCGCATCCGCAAGCGCGACCTGCAGGCCGATACCCCATGGAACACCTATACGCGTCCGGGCTTGCCGCCCACGCCCATCGCAAGCCCGGGACGGGCTGCGCTGCACGCGGCGGTCCACCCGGCGCATCACAATTACCTGTACTTCGTCTCGCGCGGCAACGGCACCAGCGAATTTTCCTCGACGCTGTCCGACCACAATCGCAACGTATCGCGCTACATACTCGGCCGGGAGCGGAATCCATGACGACACGCGGGAAATTCATCACCCTCGAAGGTGTGGACGGCGCCGGCAAGAGCACGCATACGGCGTGGATTGCCGACGCCCTGCGGGGCCATGGCGTCCGTGTCGTCGCGACGCGCGAACCGGGGGGCACGCCCTTGGGCGAACAACTGCGCGACCTGGTGCTGAGCCAGCCGATGACGCTGGAAACCGAAACCCTGGTGATGTTCGCCGCGCGCTGCGAGCACGTGCGCCAGGTGATCGAGCCGGCGCTGGCCCGGGGCGACTGGGTCGTGTGCGACCGCTTCACCGATGCCACCTATGCCTACCAGGGCGGCGGCCGGCGACTCGGCGCGGAGCGGGTCGCCGCGCTGGAGGCCTGGGTCCACCCGGGCCTGCAGCCCGACCGAACGTGGCTGTTCGATGTGCCGTTGGATGTCGCGCGGGCCCGTCTGGCCGATGCCCGCACCCCAGACCGCTTCGAAAGCGAGGGCGCAGCCTTTTTCGAGCGCACCCGCGAC
The sequence above is a segment of the Bordetella genomosp. 9 genome. Coding sequences within it:
- the kefC gene encoding glutathione-regulated potassium-efflux system protein KefC; the encoded protein is MDKNLLLQGLVYLAAAVVFVPLAMRVRMGSVLGYLIAGAVIGPWGLRLVEDPAQILDFAEIGVVLMLFLIGLELDPRRLWRMRIPVFGGGALQVALCGVALAAGMAWLGLSWPVAALVGVTLALSSTAVAVQAMSERGLQQTALGERAFSILLFQDLAAIPLIAMIPLLAGGEAGEGGDTLGLATLKVAGALTVAVLVGRYLARPLLRFVARSGLREVFSAVALLLVIGVGELIEHAGLSMAMGAFLAGVLLASSEYRHALESDIQPFKGLLLGLFFMGVGMSVDFGTLLGRPLLVLAVLGGFLLIKFAILYGLGRLFGAQSGRCALFATLLGQGSEFAFVVFSTARAADVLPEDWARVLTLAVALSMAATPVVLAVIDGLERRRPQRSRAADRIEDDGAQVIIAGFGRFGQIAGRLLLANGVRVVVLDHDPDNIDTLRKFGMKVFYGDATRGDLLETAGAARAQVLVNAIDDVSDNLRLVDLVQRDFPNLRVVARARDAVHYFQLRKRGVEVVERELFESSLRAGRKALEALGMGAYEAREIADAFRRNNIDMLEETMPRFEDDGFRITVARRAQQTLETSIARDRALSISAHRDGWGGEAVKREEADQAA
- a CDS encoding sn-glycerol-3-phosphate import ATP-binding protein UgpC; amino-acid sequence: MATLSFRNVKKTYAGNIPVIHGIDVDIADGEFVVIVGPSGCGKSTLMRMVAGLETITSGEIAIDGRTVNDLEPAERDIAMVFQNYALYPHMSVFQNMAYGLKIRKMPKDEIRRRVEAAAEILELGPLLERRPRQLSGGQRQRVAMGRAIVREPKVFLFDEPLSNLDAKLRVAMRLELLKLHRRLGTTSLYVTHDQVEAMTLAHRMIVMNKGVPEQIGTPMEVFERPASTFVAGFIGSPPMNLIQVQVQGDGTMKTAGGIDLAIPPTEVPAAVRGRAVMLGIRPEHMVLNAPGIRVEVEMVETLGSEQLVHGRCGDAELVVRCTTRQLQEATIRPGDQLSIGSDGRHPLHWFETDSGKRVQGI
- the ugpE gene encoding sn-glycerol-3-phosphate ABC transporter permease UgpE, which encodes MVERRPWLDVLAHVILLCGIAVVAFPLYVTFVASTQTAQEVANAPMSLIPGSHFVDNYLQALFAGSGGGSSGTPVGRMMWVSLVMALCISIGKIAISLLSAFAVVYFRFRGRMFFFWMIFVTLMLPVEVRIAPTYKVVADLGLLNSYAGLTLPLIASATATFLFRQFFLTVPDELVEAARIDGAGPMRFFRDVLLPLSRTSIAALFVIQFIYGWNQYLWPLLITTQEDMYPVVIGIKRMVSGGDSVTEWNITMATAMLAMLPPALVVILMQKWFVKGLVDSEK
- the ugpA gene encoding sn-glycerol-3-phosphate ABC transporter permease UgpA, translated to MEKRVVFGHKVLPYLLLLPQLVITVVFFFLPAGQAMWQSLHVEDPFGLSSQFAGLSNFIDLFHQQTYLESFKVTAVFSLLVAVVGLSVSLLLAVMADRVMRGAGIYKTLLIWPYAVAPAVVGVLWLFLFSPAVGILAVLLRNLGVDWNPRLDGAQAMTLVLIASVWKQISYNFLFFLAGLQSIPRSLIEAAAIDGASPARRFWTIVFPLLSPTTFFLLVVNVIYAFFDTFAVIDTTTQGGPGTSTAILVYKVYSDGFRGLDLGSSAAQSVVLMAIVVALTVIQFRYIDRKVQY
- the ugpB gene encoding sn-glycerol-3-phosphate ABC transporter substrate-binding protein UgpB, whose protein sequence is MRSPRLALVAASLLTAFSAASANAATEIQFWHSMEGALGDRVNEIVNDFNKTQSDYQVKAVYKGNYGESMNAGIAAFRAGNAPEILQVFEVGTATMMYAKGAIKPVQQMSEEAGDPINPKDFIGAVAGYYSSADGKLVSMPFNSSTVVFYYNKDAFKKAGLDADKPPKTWQELAEATQKLKAAGQECGYTTSWPSWVQLETFSAWHNVPYATQDNGFKGLNARLAIDSPLHVRHLEFLAKLAKDGEFMYGGRGDDPNALFISGKCAMITGSSGLRANIMKNAKFEFGTSTLPYYSDVKGAPQNTIIGGASLWVFANKKPEVYKGVTKFFKYLSSPEVAAKWHQQTGYVPVTKAAYELTQKQGFYEKNPGTDVGVKQLNVETTAQSRGVRLGYLPQIREIEDATIEQIVSGKVGAKEGLSNAVKRGNDLLEKFEKSVK
- the proC gene encoding pyrroline-5-carboxylate reductase; protein product: MDTNLRIAFIGGGNMASALGAGMADKIAPAGNFHVIDINRDAHAGWLQRGASAATAADDRLAGCNVWFYAVKPQFMHDAVRATQPFLRDGTLVISVAAGIRGDVLAAWLGGDKGPWPKLVRCMPNTPALVGEGVTGMFALPGVAQAERDLAQAMLASVGKVVWVENDAAIDAVTALSGSGPAYVFRFIEALIEGGMKVGLDAAQARELALGTLSGATRLARESDDPPAVLRERVTSRGGTTAAALKVLEDGHFMELIAHAMQAAAHRSRELSDEFGQV
- the ygfZ gene encoding CAF17-like 4Fe-4S cluster assembly/insertion protein YgfZ, whose protein sequence is MTDSHTALTPDSAGADAAPVTAGRAPAYCAVLPAFHVIAASGADAIEFLHGQLTQDVRGLAADSAALAGYCTAKGRLLATLVMWRPATEAPDRPDDADTPRLHALVRADVAEPLLKRLRMFVLRAKVKLAAAPLRVAGVWTQGDGTALEAAAGGALPRQPWRRAELASGAWIAAPAAQGLRWWWIATDAQIRAAEAALRPVLSEGSPDAWLAADLAAGLPWVGTPTQDLFIPQTVNLDLIGGVSFTKGCYPGQEVVARSHYRGTVKRRMAYGIVAGRSGGDIPAGTDVFDATDPNEPCGRIVDAAGAGDTAVLFETTLSALSSGQLRLGSADGPAIDVRPLPYPLRQDQE
- the mltG gene encoding endolytic transglycosylase MltG; the encoded protein is MKKRSFSYFLLAALLVLIVAAAAACGAAWLWMHHTVRLPAERVDFVVDPGSSPRSVARTLNAAGVSVWEDGFVWMARLSGRDKLIKAGGYQALQGDTPWRLLERLARGDMTQRQITFVEGWTYKQIRQALRENPDVKQTLGDVDDATLLRRLGSDAPSMEGLIFPDTYVFTPGSTDFDLLRRAYEEGQRILAQIWAGRDPDLPVATPYEALILASIIEKETGDAGDRARVAGVFVNRLREGMPLQTDPTVVYGMGDAYQGRIRKRDLQADTPWNTYTRPGLPPTPIASPGRAALHAAVHPAHHNYLYFVSRGNGTSEFSSTLSDHNRNVSRYILGRERNP
- the tmk gene encoding dTMP kinase, translated to MTTRGKFITLEGVDGAGKSTHTAWIADALRGHGVRVVATREPGGTPLGEQLRDLVLSQPMTLETETLVMFAARCEHVRQVIEPALARGDWVVCDRFTDATYAYQGGGRRLGAERVAALEAWVHPGLQPDRTWLFDVPLDVARARLADARTPDRFESEGAAFFERTRDAYRARAHAHPQRIRVVDGAQDIAAIRAQLQADIQELVEGAR